The following coding sequences lie in one Trueperaceae bacterium genomic window:
- a CDS encoding putative addiction module antidote protein, translating into MAIPSKKAIEELGLLPYDVIDYLQTPEDRAGYLDVWLEESPEDIRGLSRVIGDIARAKGMTEVAAAAGLNRESLYRALSEKGNPSLATVMKVLIALGIRLRAEVVSPESPDPPTVK; encoded by the coding sequence ATGGCGATTCCCAGCAAGAAGGCTATAGAGGAGCTTGGGCTTCTCCCGTACGACGTTATCGATTACTTGCAGACGCCGGAGGATCGCGCGGGGTACCTAGACGTCTGGCTCGAAGAGTCCCCCGAGGACATTCGAGGCCTATCGCGTGTCATCGGAGACATTGCCCGTGCCAAAGGAATGACCGAGGTCGCGGCCGCGGCTGGCCTGAACCGCGAGAGCCTCTACCGCGCGCTCAGCGAGAAGGGAAACCCGAGCCTGGCAACCGTCATGAAGGTACTGATCGCTTTGGGGATCCGACTGAGGGCCGAGGTGGTGAGCCCGGAGAGCCCGGACCCCCCTACCGTCAAGTAG
- a CDS encoding type II toxin-antitoxin system VapC family toxin, whose product MILDTSAILAIIRGEAGAERLEELIAAQAAPRMSAATAVELNAVITRRLPPEKVRLVSRLLRAWNVEIVSFDEEQSKIASRAYADYGKGSGHPAQLNLGDCFSYALAAATSLPLLFVGSDFSHTDVEPAYSTPADPL is encoded by the coding sequence ATGATCCTCGACACGTCGGCGATCTTGGCGATCATCCGAGGCGAGGCTGGCGCTGAGCGCCTGGAAGAGCTCATAGCCGCCCAGGCAGCACCTCGCATGTCCGCGGCCACCGCGGTGGAGCTCAACGCCGTCATCACGCGCCGCCTGCCACCGGAGAAAGTTCGTCTGGTAAGTCGCCTGCTACGGGCCTGGAACGTCGAGATCGTGTCGTTCGACGAGGAGCAGTCGAAGATCGCGAGTCGCGCGTACGCCGATTACGGTAAAGGCAGCGGGCACCCCGCCCAGCTCAACCTCGGCGACTGCTTCTCTTACGCGTTGGCAGCCGCGACAAGCTTGCCCCTACTGTTCGTCGGCTCGGACTTCAGCCACACCGACGTGGAGCCCGCCTATTCGACCCCAGCAGACCCGCTGTAG
- a CDS encoding SPFH/Band 7/PHB domain protein: MDGFGLLTVVLVIVALAILFSGIKTVPQGEQWTVQRFGRYVQTLTPGLRFIVPLMDRIGKRLSVMEQVLDVPAQTVITRDNAAVVTDGVVFFRIDDAAKAAYQVQQLQNAIINLTTTNLRSVIGAMDLDETLSNRQRINETLMGVVDEATKPWGVKIIRIEIRDIRMSTELQDAMNLQMTAERRRRATVTEANGRREAAVLEAEGEKQAQILRAQGLREASFLEAEARERAAEAEAKATATVSEAIRDGDVRAVQYFVAKEYVAALQAVGSAPNSKVVLLPVEATGITGAVAGVTELLQGVKSG; this comes from the coding sequence ATGGACGGCTTCGGCCTCCTGACCGTCGTTCTGGTGATAGTCGCTCTCGCCATCCTGTTCTCTGGTATCAAGACGGTACCCCAAGGCGAGCAGTGGACCGTGCAGCGCTTCGGCCGTTACGTGCAGACGCTCACCCCGGGGCTCAGGTTCATCGTCCCCCTCATGGACCGCATCGGCAAGCGGCTTAGTGTCATGGAGCAGGTGCTGGACGTGCCGGCCCAGACGGTGATCACGCGCGACAACGCGGCTGTCGTCACGGACGGCGTGGTGTTCTTCCGCATCGACGATGCCGCCAAGGCCGCGTACCAGGTGCAGCAGCTCCAGAACGCCATCATCAACCTGACGACCACGAACCTACGGAGCGTGATCGGGGCCATGGACTTAGACGAGACGCTCTCCAACCGCCAACGCATCAACGAGACCCTCATGGGCGTCGTGGACGAGGCGACCAAGCCGTGGGGCGTGAAGATCATCCGCATCGAGATCCGCGACATCCGCATGTCCACCGAGTTGCAGGATGCGATGAACCTCCAGATGACGGCCGAGCGGCGGCGGCGCGCCACGGTGACGGAAGCCAACGGTCGGCGCGAGGCGGCGGTCCTGGAAGCTGAAGGGGAGAAGCAGGCCCAGATCCTCCGTGCGCAGGGTCTCCGCGAGGCCTCGTTCCTCGAGGCCGAGGCCCGGGAGCGGGCCGCCGAGGCCGAGGCGAAGGCGACGGCCACGGTCTCCGAGGCCATTCGGGACGGTGACGTGCGGGCGGTGCAGTACTTCGTCGCCAAGGAGTACGTGGCGGCGCTGCAGGCGGTCGGCTCCGCGCCCAACAGCAAGGTCGTGCTCCTCCCGGTGGAGGCGACGGGCATCACGGGCGCCGTCGCTGGCGTGACCGAGCTCCTCCAGGGCGTGAAGTCGGGATGA
- a CDS encoding DUF3387 domain-containing protein yields MTRTSLIAGEERTREVFGDYVSIYNFRQSIEDKATVPLYYENRSPEVQLVNPDFNRDMERILEEAALDQDQEQRLAREFGREYHLITDDDRLDTIATDLVDHFVSRGYHGKAMVVSIDKATAVKMFDKVQAEWQRRIDTLSADVSAAAGEHRQALTDKLFEMTDTNMAVVVSPSRNEIADMRAKGVDIEPHRRRMVAEDLDGKFKDPSDPLRIVFLCAMWLTGFDAPATSTIYLDKPMRNHTLMQTIARANRVMAGKQAGEIIDYIGVFRNLQDALALYGSGSGGGVEPGDLPVEAKEEQAEDLAGMLADVEDHASAHGVNLKQGIGVAGFDWVAWLAGAAEKLLVSDEVRRGFLARADLCAGQWKAVKPHPAATDAQPLMSVIVRLAQRIRMVTGKPDISGVMASVERLLQESVDAMPFVIDPAETARFDLSEVDFDALAELFAQGKRHTAAAPLQATLEQRLARMVRESPSRIEFAEKLQEVIDRYNEGSKNIESFFEELKALAGSLSEEDQRAVREELSEEELAVFDLLIKPDPTLTMAQEAMVKKVARDLVYKLKCDLPVLDWKQRQATLAAVKVETLDECLPDVYDRALFARKSAAVFEHVFAAYESGGRSIYG; encoded by the coding sequence TTGACAAGGACGTCTCTGATCGCCGGGGAGGAGCGAACGCGCGAGGTCTTCGGCGATTACGTGTCGATCTACAACTTCCGCCAATCCATCGAGGACAAGGCCACCGTTCCCCTCTACTACGAGAACCGGTCGCCTGAGGTGCAGCTCGTCAACCCCGACTTCAACCGCGACATGGAGAGGATCCTCGAGGAGGCCGCACTCGACCAAGACCAAGAGCAGCGCCTGGCCCGGGAGTTCGGGCGTGAGTACCACCTGATTACCGACGACGACCGGCTCGACACTATCGCTACCGACCTGGTCGACCACTTCGTGTCGCGCGGCTACCATGGCAAGGCGATGGTGGTCTCCATCGACAAAGCCACCGCCGTGAAGATGTTCGACAAGGTTCAGGCGGAGTGGCAGCGCCGTATCGACACGCTAAGTGCCGACGTCAGTGCCGCCGCAGGTGAACATCGCCAGGCACTAACGGACAAGCTGTTCGAGATGACCGACACCAACATGGCGGTAGTGGTCTCCCCTTCCCGGAACGAGATCGCCGACATGAGGGCCAAGGGCGTCGACATCGAGCCGCACCGCAGGCGGATGGTGGCAGAAGACCTCGACGGGAAGTTCAAGGACCCCAGCGACCCGCTGCGGATCGTGTTCCTGTGCGCCATGTGGCTGACCGGCTTCGACGCACCCGCCACCTCGACCATCTACCTCGACAAGCCGATGCGCAACCACACCCTCATGCAGACCATCGCACGCGCCAACCGCGTGATGGCCGGTAAGCAGGCTGGCGAGATCATCGACTACATCGGCGTGTTCCGCAACTTACAGGACGCGTTGGCACTGTACGGGTCCGGGTCTGGCGGGGGCGTCGAGCCGGGTGACCTTCCCGTGGAGGCCAAGGAGGAGCAGGCAGAGGACTTAGCAGGGATGCTCGCTGACGTCGAAGATCATGCCAGTGCCCACGGCGTGAACCTCAAGCAGGGCATCGGTGTAGCCGGGTTCGACTGGGTCGCGTGGCTGGCAGGAGCCGCCGAAAAGCTCCTCGTCTCCGACGAGGTTCGCAGGGGCTTCCTCGCCCGCGCGGACCTATGCGCCGGCCAGTGGAAGGCGGTCAAACCGCACCCAGCCGCCACCGACGCCCAGCCGCTCATGTCCGTCATCGTGAGGCTGGCCCAACGGATCCGCATGGTGACCGGCAAACCCGACATCTCTGGGGTCATGGCGTCTGTCGAACGGCTGCTCCAGGAATCGGTCGACGCGATGCCGTTCGTGATCGACCCAGCAGAAACGGCACGGTTCGACCTGAGCGAGGTCGACTTCGACGCCCTCGCCGAACTGTTCGCACAGGGCAAGCGGCACACCGCGGCAGCACCCCTACAGGCCACGCTCGAGCAGCGCCTCGCACGGATGGTGCGCGAGAGCCCAAGCCGGATCGAGTTCGCCGAGAAACTACAGGAGGTCATCGACCGCTACAACGAGGGTTCCAAGAACATCGAGTCGTTCTTCGAGGAGCTCAAGGCTCTGGCGGGTTCATTGAGCGAAGAGGATCAGCGGGCGGTACGGGAGGAGCTTTCAGAGGAGGAGCTCGCCGTGTTCGACCTCCTCATCAAGCCAGACCCGACCCTCACCATGGCGCAGGAGGCGATGGTCAAGAAGGTCGCCCGGGACCTCGTCTACAAGCTCAAGTGCGACCTCCCCGTGCTCGACTGGAAGCAGCGGCAGGCGACCCTGGCTGCCGTGAAGGTAGAGACGCTCGACGAGTGCCTACCAGACGTGTACGACCGGGCGCTGTTCGCTCGGAAGTCGGCCGCTGTGTTCGAGCACGTGTTTGCGGCTTACGAAAGTGGCGGCCGGTCCATCTATGGGTAG
- a CDS encoding type II toxin-antitoxin system VapB family antitoxin, protein MSLNIKNPRTTALVRELAERTGTSQTQAVEAAVIERLAALDADHANGSATKEAKLRTASALLNRIRDDLSEDTRSELRSAESELYDEAGLPR, encoded by the coding sequence ATGAGCCTCAACATCAAGAACCCCAGGACCACAGCCTTGGTGCGCGAGCTCGCTGAGCGCACGGGCACGTCCCAAACGCAAGCCGTGGAGGCCGCCGTCATCGAACGGCTCGCCGCGCTCGACGCAGACCATGCGAACGGCTCTGCGACCAAGGAGGCGAAGCTCCGAACCGCTTCTGCCCTGCTGAACCGGATCCGCGACGACCTCTCCGAAGATACCCGCAGCGAACTGCGATCCGCGGAGTCGGAACTCTACGATGAAGCCGGCCTTCCCAGATGA
- a CDS encoding NfeD family protein: protein MSWLFDTPWLWWIAGAVLVGLELAAPGVFLLWIGLGAAATGVVLALWPALPLTWQLLLFAALMFASLAAGVAVQRRANRAGPQLNQELQGLVGQRLQSLVTFEHGRGRVRVGDSSYAAEAREPVAAGEVVEVVGVDGTTLRVRPAGRS, encoded by the coding sequence ATGAGCTGGCTGTTCGACACGCCGTGGCTCTGGTGGATAGCCGGCGCCGTCCTGGTCGGCCTCGAGCTTGCGGCCCCCGGCGTCTTCCTCCTCTGGATCGGGCTGGGCGCGGCCGCCACCGGCGTGGTCCTGGCGCTGTGGCCTGCGCTGCCGTTGACGTGGCAGCTCCTGCTGTTCGCTGCGCTCATGTTCGCTTCGCTCGCGGCCGGCGTCGCCGTGCAGAGGCGGGCCAACCGCGCGGGGCCGCAGCTCAACCAGGAGCTCCAGGGACTGGTCGGACAGCGCCTACAGAGCCTGGTGACGTTCGAGCACGGACGGGGGAGGGTACGGGTCGGCGACTCCAGCTACGCGGCCGAGGCGCGAGAGCCGGTGGCGGCGGGGGAGGTCGTCGAGGTCGTAGGAGTGGACGGGACGACGCTGCGCGTGAGGCCGGCCGGCCGTTCTTGA